The Mercurialis annua linkage group LG2, ddMerAnnu1.2, whole genome shotgun sequence genome contains a region encoding:
- the LOC126669145 gene encoding transcription factor TCP4, translating to MGETQNQQQNQPAATSSRLGTRNAGGEIVEVQGGHIVRSTGRKDRHSKVCTAKGPRDRRVRLSAHTAIQFYDVQDRLGYDRPSKAVDWLIKKAKASIDELEELPAWTPTAAAATAKNSSQQGQISDERQDYQLPVHDFEAVGDTSSIKQQQQRRQQHRHLDENLNNSSSFLPPSLDSDAIADTIKSFFPMGAATETTVSSPSIQFQNYPPDLLSRTSSQNQNQNQDLKLSLQSFQEPMLLQHHQPQQLLSSGTASHHFGYDAGWAEHHQSHPADISRFQRMVAWNAAAASGATGTGGASSSGGSGSGGGGFIFNTILPQTAPQPPSPLLQQLFGQNQFFSQRGTLQSSYTPSIRAWIDSENTSDLHHHHYHTQIPQIHHPQSAISATEYGGFSGFRVPTRIQGEQEEHDGIHNKPSSASSDSHH from the coding sequence ATGGGAGAGACACAAAACCAACAGCAAAACCAACCAGCTGCAACATCGTCAAGATTGGGGACTCGAAACGCAGGAGGCGAGATAGTAGAGGTTCAAGGCGGTCACATTGTTCGCTCGACGGGAAGAAAAGATCGACACAGTAAAGTTTGCACTGCGAAAGGACCTAGAGACCGCAGAGTCCGCCTCTCTGCTCATACTGCAATCCAGTTCTACGATGTTCAAGACCGCCTTGGCTATGACCGTCCGAGTAAGGCTGTAGATTGGCTAATCAAGAAAGCTAAGGCTTCCATTGATGAGCTTGAGGAGCTTCCGGCTTGGACTCCAACTGCAGCTGCAGCCACTGCTAAAAACAGCAGTCAGCAGGGTCAGATTAGTGATGAAAGACAAGATTATCAGCTTCCCGTTCATGATTTTGAAGCTGTTGGTGATACTAGTAGCAtaaagcagcagcagcagcggCGGCAGCAACATCGACATTTGGATGAAAACCTGAACAATAGTTCGAGTTTTCTTCCTCCGTCGTTGGATTCGGATGCTATTGCGGATACAATCAAATCTTTCTTCCCAATGGGCGCGGCAACAGAGACAACAGTCTCGTCCCCGTCCATACAATTTCAGAACTATCCACCAGATTTGCTATCAAGAACCAGCAgccaaaaccaaaaccaaaaccaaGATCTGAAGTTGTCACTTCAGTCATTTCAGGAACCAATGCTTTTACAGCATCATCAACCACAGCAACTCTTGTCATCTGGAACTGCGTCTCATCACTTCGGATACGACGCTGGGTGGGCTGAGCACCACCAGAGCCACCCAGCAGACATTAGCAGATTCCAGAGAATGGTTGCCTGGAATGCTGCTGCTGCTAGTGGTGCAACTGGTACGGGTGGAGCAAGTAGCAGCGGCGGTAGTGGCAGTGGTGGAGGAGGGTTTATCTTCAACACCATACTGCCACAAACGGCGCCACAGCCACCATCGCCACTGCTGCAGCAGTTGTTCGGCCAGAACCAGTTCTTTTCACAGAGGGGAACCCTTCAGTCCAGTTATACGCCTTCAATTCGTGCTTGGATAGACTCAGAAAATACTTCTGATCTCCACCATCATCATTATCACACTCAAATTCCACAAATCCATCATCCACAATCTGCCATTTCAGCTACAGAATATGGCGGATTCTCTGGATTTCGCGTGCCAACACGAATTCAAGGCGAACAAGAGGAGCATGATGGCATTCACAACAAGCCATCCTCTGCTTCCTCTGATTCTCACCATTGA